Genomic DNA from Desulfuromonadales bacterium:
GGACCGGGGCGGGTTCGCATCCGCCGTCCCGACCTTACCGGACACATCCGTGCGAAGAAAATCATTCTCGCCACAGGCTCGTTGCCCACCTGTCCGCAAACCCTACCCGTGGACGGGAAAAATGTTTTGACCAGTAATGAAATTCTTGCTATTAAAGAGCTTCCAACGAGCCTGCTGGTGATCGGCGGTGGCTATATCGGCTGCGAATTTGCCAGCATTTTTGCCGCCTTCGGCAGCCGGGTCACTATCGTCGAGCAACTGCCGGCCCTGCTGACCCGCAGTGATCGCCAGGCGGTCCGAGAGGTGGAAAAGGCCCTCAAGGAGCGGGATGTCGCCATCCACACCGAAACCGCGGTGGAATCGCTCAAGATCGACGACGACGGTGTCACCGCCAGCTTTTCGGGCGGCCAGAAGATCCGGGCGGCGAAGGTTCTGGTGGCGGTCGGTCGCCGGCCCAACAGCGATGGTTTCGGCTTTGCCGAGGCCGGCATCCGGCTCGAGAAGGACGCTGTGGTGGTCGATGCGGGCATGCGTACCAGCGCCGAGGGGGTTTTCGCCATCGGTGATGTGACCGGCGGCATCCAACTCGCCCACGTTGCTTCCTATCAGGCGCAGATTGCCGTCGCCAACGCTCTCGGCGGCGACGAACGGGCCGACTACCGGGTGGTCCCGAGCACCATCTTCACCCTTCCGGAGATTGGCGAAGTCGGCCTTACGGAGGAGGATTGCAAGGCGAAAGGGGTGGCCGTCGACATCGGCCGTTTTGCCTACCAGGCTTCGAGCAGGGCCCTGTGCGCCGGTGAGACGCGTGGTTCGGTCAAGATCGTCGCAGCCGCCAGGGACGGCCGGATTCTCGGCGCTTCCATCGTCGGGGAGGAAGCATCGACCCTGGTGGCGGAGGTGGCCGTCGCCATGCAGCAGCAGATGACGGCAGCGCAGCTCGGGCGACTGATCCACTCGCATCCCACCCTCCCGGAAATGCTCAAGGAAGCGGCCGAGGATACGGTGGGAGAGGCCGTGCACAAGATTGGGCGCCGGGCGAAGGGCCGTCCCGGGGACGACCGCAAGTAGGACAGGCAGGCTAATTCGCGACCGCAATGGCCGCTTTTCGAAACAAAGGAGGAAAAGCCGATATGGCCCTGGTTGTGCAGAAGTATGGTGGGACTTCGGTCGGTACCATCGACAGGATCCGCAATGTCGCCCGGCGCGTGGCCAAGACCTACGACGACGGCAATGACGTGGTGGTGATCGTCTCGGCGATGTCCGGGGAGACCAACAAGCTGGTGGCGCTCGCCAACGAGACGTGCGAGTTTCCCAGTGAGCGGGAGTACGATGTGCTGGTCGCCACCGGCGAGCAGGTGACCATCGCCCTCCTTTCGATGTGCCTGCAGTCGATGGGGTACAAGGCCAAGAGCTACATGGGGCACCAGATCCCGATCCTCACCGACAGCGCCTTTTCCAAGGCGCGCATCGAGAAGATCGACGACAAGAAGATTCGCGAGGATCTGAAGAACGGCACCATCATCGTGGTGGCGGGCTTCCAGGGAGTCGACAAGGAGGGAAACACCACCACCCTCGGCCGCGGCGGTTCCGATACCTCGGCGGTGGCGGTGGCGGCGGCGCTCAAGGCCGACGTCTGCGAGATCTACACCGACGTCGACGGGGTCTATACCACCGACCCGCGGATTGTTCCCGACGCCTCGAAGATGGAGAAGATCTCCTACGAGGAAATGCTCGAACTGGCCTCGCTCGGTTCGAAGGTGCTGCAGATCCGCTCGGTGGAATTCGCCAAGAAATATAATGTGGTCGTCCACGTCCGCTCGAGTTTCAACGACAATCCAGGGACCCTGGTCATGAAGGAGGATGCCGATATGGAAGCCGTTCTGGTTTCGGGGATCAGCTATAACAAGGATGAAGCCAAGATTTCCGTCTTCCGGGTTCCCGACAAGCCCGGGATTGCCGCTCAACTTTTTTCGCCCCTGTCCCACGCCAACATCACCGTCGACATGATCATCCAGAACGTCTCCCACGAGGGGTACACCGACCTGACGTTCACCGTTCCCAAGGCGGACTTCAAGAAGGCCCTCAAGATCGTCGAAGAAACAGCCAAGGACATCGGCGCCAGCGGGGTTTCCTCCGACGAGAGCATCGCCAAGGTGTCGATCGTCGGCGTCGGCATGCGTTCCCACTCCGGTGTCGCCAGCAAGATGTTCCAGACCCTTTCCCAGGAAGGGATCAATATCCAGATGATCTCCACCAGCGAGATCAAGGTTTCCTGTATTATCGACGCCAAATACACCGAACTGGCGGTGCGCGTGCTGCACGACGCCTTCGGTCTGGCCAAGAAGGACGTCAAGGCGGAATAAATCCGCGGGGCGTGACGCGTGACGTGTGACATGTAGGGGCGCAGCATGCTGCGCCCCTGCACGTAAGGGGAATGAAGAAATGAGCCTGATCAAGCTGTACGACACGACCCTGCGGGATGGCACCCAGGCGGAGGATGTTTCGTTCCTGGTGGCGGACAAGATCCGCATCGCCCAT
This window encodes:
- the lpdA gene encoding dihydrolipoyl dehydrogenase → MKEFDIAVIGGGPGGYVAAIRAAQAGACVCLVERDKVGGTCLNRGCIPTKALYSTAHLLQAIRSAAAHGIEVGEPRFDFGRAVSRKDEVVSRLVGGVEQLLKGNGVEVFHGEASLEGPGRVRIRRPDLTGHIRAKKIILATGSLPTCPQTLPVDGKNVLTSNEILAIKELPTSLLVIGGGYIGCEFASIFAAFGSRVTIVEQLPALLTRSDRQAVREVEKALKERDVAIHTETAVESLKIDDDGVTASFSGGQKIRAAKVLVAVGRRPNSDGFGFAEAGIRLEKDAVVVDAGMRTSAEGVFAIGDVTGGIQLAHVASYQAQIAVANALGGDERADYRVVPSTIFTLPEIGEVGLTEEDCKAKGVAVDIGRFAYQASSRALCAGETRGSVKIVAAARDGRILGASIVGEEASTLVAEVAVAMQQQMTAAQLGRLIHSHPTLPEMLKEAAEDTVGEAVHKIGRRAKGRPGDDRK
- a CDS encoding aspartate kinase, with protein sequence MALVVQKYGGTSVGTIDRIRNVARRVAKTYDDGNDVVVIVSAMSGETNKLVALANETCEFPSEREYDVLVATGEQVTIALLSMCLQSMGYKAKSYMGHQIPILTDSAFSKARIEKIDDKKIREDLKNGTIIVVAGFQGVDKEGNTTTLGRGGSDTSAVAVAAALKADVCEIYTDVDGVYTTDPRIVPDASKMEKISYEEMLELASLGSKVLQIRSVEFAKKYNVVVHVRSSFNDNPGTLVMKEDADMEAVLVSGISYNKDEAKISVFRVPDKPGIAAQLFSPLSHANITVDMIIQNVSHEGYTDLTFTVPKADFKKALKIVEETAKDIGASGVSSDESIAKVSIVGVGMRSHSGVASKMFQTLSQEGINIQMISTSEIKVSCIIDAKYTELAVRVLHDAFGLAKKDVKAE